The genomic interval GCGTACAGCGAGGCCACCTGGTCGGCGTAGCCGTTGAACATGAGCGTGGGCCGGCGCCTCAGCCACTCGCCGATGCGGCGCTCGCGCTTCTGGCTCCAGCGCGGGTGGTCGACCTGGGGGTTCACGTTGGCGTAGAAGCCGTATTCGTTGGGCGCGGCCACGTTCCACGCGGTGCGCGGCTGGCTGGCGGTGAAGCGGATGCGCACGATCGACTTGATCGACTTGAAGCCGTACTTCCACGGCACGACGAGCCGCAGCGGCGCGCCGTTCTGCGCCGGGAGCGCCCGGCCGTAGATCCCCGTCGCCAGCAGCGTCAGCGGGTGCATGGCCTCGTCGAGGCGCAGCCCCTCGGTGTACGGCCACTCCAGCACGTCGTGGCGCTGCCCCGGCATCTGCCGCGGGTCGTGCAGCGTGGTGAACTCCACGAACTTGGCGGACGGCAGCGGCTCGGCGCGGCGGAGCACGTCGCGCAGCGGAATCCCGTCCCAGGGCACCACCAGCGACCACGCCTCCACGCAGCGCAGCCGGTAGACGCGGTGCTCCACGCGGTGGGGGCGCACCAGGTCTTCGTACAGGTAGCGCCCCGGCTTGCGGCAGAGGCCGTCGACGACCACGGTCCACGGCCGGGTGCGCAGGAGCCGCGGCGCATACCGGGCGGGGTCCTCCTTGTCGGTGCCGAACTCGTAGAAGTTGTTGTAGCCGGTGATCTGCTCCCACGAGTTCGGCTTGTCCTTCTCCTGCGCGTCCTCCTCCTGGTCCCGGGACGCGCCCTGGCCGGCGGCGAGCGCGGGCGCGGCGGCCACGGCCAGGGCGGCCGCCGCGGTCGCCAGGAACTCGCGCCGGTCCAGGTGGAGCCGCTCCGGGGTGATCTCGGAAGACGGGATGTCGTCGGGGTGCTTGATCAGCATGGCACTGCCTTCCACAGGGTTCGCCGGGGGAGCGAGCTTATAGCGCGGCACCGGCGGGGGTGTTCCGGGCGGACGGCGCGGCGGCGACGGGCGCCAGCCGCGCCCGGCGGATCTCCTCCACGGGGACAATCCGCACGCCGCGCGCCGGGTTCCCGGCGGCCTCCACCAGCGCGGCGACCATCTGCTCCAGCGTCACCAGCCCCAGGCGCCGGGCCCCGTCGCGCGTGGGCGGCAGGCGCTCCAGGAGCCGGTAGAGCGGGACCAGCGCGTACGGCCAGCGGTGGCCGGGGCCCAGGACGTACCAGGGGCGCAGGAGGGTGGCGTCGAGCCCCGCCTCGCGGATCATCGCCTCGCCCGCGGCGCGGACTTCCTGGTAGGCGCGCATGACGGGGGCGGGCTGCGCCACGCTCACGTAGACGAAGTGCGCCGCGCCGGCGGCCTTCGCGGCGGCCACGGACTCGCGGGCGGAGACCAGGTCCACGCGGCGGAACTCCGCGGCCTTGCGGGGATTGGGGTGCGGGGTGCCGACGAGCTGGACGAAGGTGTCGCCCGGGCGGACCCGGTGCGCGAACGTCGCCCGGTCCAGCGCGTCGCCGACGACGGGCTCGCAGCCGGGCGGCAG from Longimicrobium sp. carries:
- the msrP gene encoding protein-methionine-sulfoxide reductase catalytic subunit MsrP, with product MLIKHPDDIPSSEITPERLHLDRREFLATAAAALAVAAAPALAAGQGASRDQEEDAQEKDKPNSWEQITGYNNFYEFGTDKEDPARYAPRLLRTRPWTVVVDGLCRKPGRYLYEDLVRPHRVEHRVYRLRCVEAWSLVVPWDGIPLRDVLRRAEPLPSAKFVEFTTLHDPRQMPGQRHDVLEWPYTEGLRLDEAMHPLTLLATGIYGRALPAQNGAPLRLVVPWKYGFKSIKSIVRIRFTASQPRTAWNVAAPNEYGFYANVNPQVDHPRWSQKRERRIGEWLRRRPTLMFNGYADQVASLYAGMDLRRNF
- a CDS encoding NAD(P)H-binding protein, which codes for MPATNVFLTGGTGYIGRRLVPELLARGHTVRALVRPGSEGKLPPGCEPVVGDALDRATFAHRVRPGDTFVQLVGTPHPNPRKAAEFRRVDLVSARESVAAAKAAGAAHFVYVSVAQPAPVMRAYQEVRAAGEAMIREAGLDATLLRPWYVLGPGHRWPYALVPLYRLLERLPPTRDGARRLGLVTLEQMVAALVEAAGNPARGVRIVPVEEIRRARLAPVAAAPSARNTPAGAAL